The Dehalococcoidia bacterium genome has a window encoding:
- the rbfA gene encoding 30S ribosome-binding factor RbfA: MSRRLERLGTLLRQELSELVRRELHDPRLAQFITITRVDVSPDLQYARVYVSVLGSQEEKEATLEALRSASSFLRYHLVQRLVVKRVPTLQFRLDESLERGDRLLRLIDEVAGQGPS; encoded by the coding sequence ATGAGCCGGCGACTGGAACGCCTGGGCACCCTCTTGCGCCAGGAGCTGTCGGAGCTGGTGCGCCGCGAGCTGCACGACCCGCGCCTGGCCCAGTTCATCACCATCACCCGGGTGGACGTATCGCCTGACCTGCAGTACGCGCGGGTCTACGTCAGCGTCCTGGGCTCTCAGGAAGAGAAGGAGGCGACCCTGGAAGCCCTGCGTAGCGCCAGCTCCTTCCTGCGCTACCACCTGGTCCAGCGGCTGGTGGTGAAACGGGTCCCCACCCTCCAGTTCCGCCTGGACGAGTCACTGGAGCGGGGCGACCGCCTGCTGCGCCTCATCGACGAGGTGGCCGGGCAAGGACCCAGCTAG
- the truB gene encoding tRNA pseudouridine(55) synthase TruB, translating to MAADGILNVHKPRGPTSFQVVRHVRRLTGERRVGHGGTLDPLAEGVLPVLLGRATRLSRYLMDLPKAYRVEGRLGQATDTYDAEGVVTLEGDPSGITLEELRDALASFEGVIQQVPPPYSAVKVGGRPAYARARSGEAPRLAPRAVQVYRLTLLEYRPPVFVMEVECGRGTYVRSLVHDLGLKLGCGAHVLRLVRLRVGPFALEEAVPPERLPQEWRERLLPPDAALAHLPSVQLDEAQAQAMRHGRPLALPSGPTASQRLRAYDAAGNLLGVLRKEATGDLWRPETVLAS from the coding sequence TTGGCCGCAGACGGCATACTGAACGTCCACAAGCCCCGAGGCCCCACCTCCTTCCAGGTGGTGCGCCACGTGAGACGCCTCACCGGGGAGAGACGCGTCGGCCACGGCGGCACCCTGGACCCCCTGGCCGAGGGTGTTCTGCCCGTCCTGCTGGGCCGCGCCACACGCCTCTCCCGCTACCTGATGGACTTGCCCAAGGCCTACCGGGTGGAGGGACGTTTGGGGCAGGCCACCGACACCTACGACGCCGAGGGCGTCGTTACGCTGGAGGGAGACCCCTCGGGCATCACCCTGGAAGAGCTGCGGGACGCTCTGGCCTCCTTCGAGGGCGTCATCCAGCAGGTGCCGCCGCCCTACAGCGCCGTCAAGGTGGGCGGCCGTCCCGCCTACGCCCGCGCCCGCTCGGGGGAAGCGCCCCGCCTCGCCCCCCGCGCCGTGCAGGTCTACCGCCTGACCCTGCTGGAGTACCGACCGCCCGTCTTCGTGATGGAGGTGGAATGCGGCCGCGGCACCTACGTCCGCTCCCTGGTCCACGACCTGGGCCTCAAGCTGGGCTGCGGCGCCCATGTCCTGCGGCTGGTGCGGTTGCGGGTGGGGCCTTTTGCCCTGGAGGAGGCAGTGCCCCCGGAGCGGCTGCCCCAGGAATGGCGGGAGCGCCTGCTGCCCCCCGATGCCGCCCTGGCCCACCTGCCCTCGGTCCAGCTGGACGAGGCCCAGGCGCAGGCGATGCGTCATGGCCGCCCCCTGGCTTTGCCCTCCGGGCCGACCGCATCCCAACGGCTGCGGGCCTACGACGCCGCTGGAAACCTGCTGGGGGTGCTGCGAAAGGAGGCCACAGGCGACCTCTGGCGGCCAGAGACGGTGCTGGCTTCTTAG
- a CDS encoding DUF5679 domain-containing protein, whose protein sequence is MQAYCLKCRAQREMRNPQSVTLKNGRPATKGTCPVCGTVMYRIGKA, encoded by the coding sequence ATGCAGGCCTACTGCCTCAAGTGCCGTGCCCAGCGCGAGATGCGCAACCCGCAGTCGGTGACCCTCAAGAACGGCCGCCCCGCCACCAAGGGCACCTGCCCCGTGTGCGGGACGGTCATGTACCGCATCGGCAAGGCCTAG